The following proteins are co-located in the bacterium genome:
- a CDS encoding HAMP domain-containing histidine kinase, translating into MSRSSTKPRRARASRDPLQVSLRWVVHLTLLLVVVPMSVLTGVGIVILWQSRNASQGLVMGILIVAFSASIVAGSLLLLILARRGARLAQVQETFMSRMSHELLTPLAGIRLHVQLLEGTRLPDDAAASLEAIRRETGRLQELVEGIVSWRRVRSSRHLIHRAPTTLGAVVEAAVARTPGADRAKIRVAEPGQRIVADPTALGEAVGNLLQNALKYAGDDGPVELTARRLGRMAVFAVTDRGPGLPPTAPEQVYEPFVRYVHADRPDPGGSGLGLSIARQIVRAHGGKIAACRRLGRGLLFVIVVPAGGAA; encoded by the coding sequence ATGAGCCGGTCCTCGACCAAGCCCCGCCGCGCGCGCGCCTCCCGCGATCCGCTGCAGGTCAGCCTGCGCTGGGTGGTCCACCTGACGCTGCTGCTCGTCGTCGTCCCGATGTCGGTCCTGACCGGCGTGGGGATCGTCATCCTCTGGCAGTCGCGCAACGCCTCGCAGGGGCTGGTGATGGGGATCCTGATCGTCGCCTTCTCCGCCTCGATCGTCGCCGGCTCGCTTCTCCTGCTGATCCTCGCCCGGCGCGGCGCGCGCCTCGCGCAGGTGCAGGAGACGTTCATGTCCCGCATGAGCCACGAGCTGCTGACGCCGCTCGCCGGGATCCGCCTCCACGTGCAGCTCCTCGAGGGGACGCGCCTCCCCGACGACGCCGCGGCCTCGCTCGAGGCGATCCGCCGCGAGACGGGGCGTCTGCAGGAGCTCGTCGAGGGGATCGTCAGTTGGCGGCGCGTCCGCTCCTCGCGGCATCTGATCCACCGCGCGCCGACGACGCTCGGCGCCGTCGTCGAGGCCGCGGTCGCGCGCACCCCGGGCGCCGACCGCGCGAAGATCCGCGTCGCCGAGCCCGGGCAGCGGATCGTCGCCGACCCGACCGCCCTCGGCGAGGCGGTCGGCAACCTGCTGCAGAACGCGCTCAAGTACGCCGGCGACGACGGGCCGGTGGAGCTCACCGCGCGGCGCCTCGGGCGGATGGCGGTCTTCGCCGTGACCGACCGCGGCCCCGGCCTCCCGCCGACGGCGCCGGAGCAGGTCTACGAGCCGTTCGTGCGCTACGTCCACGCCGACCGTCCCGACCCCGGCGGCTCGGGGCTCGGCCTGAGCATCGCGCGGCAGATCGTCCGCGCGCACGGCGGCAAGATCGCCGCCTGCCGGCGCCTCGGGCGCGGGCTGCTGTTCGTGATCGTCGTCCCCGCGGGGGGCGCGGCGTGA